A window from Hemicordylus capensis ecotype Gifberg chromosome 2, rHemCap1.1.pri, whole genome shotgun sequence encodes these proteins:
- the FAM162A gene encoding protein FAM162A isoform X1 gives MSGLAVSAGGRVVRGLDKKCFSVLQVTNRQWMMNRTLCNKAHHEDSTQKPKQEASGSLFRVPGYKPTDWDKKILLWTGRFKKVEDIPETMSFETIDAARNKMRVKISYGMIALTILGCVIMVISGKQAVKRHESLTSQNLEKKARWREEAAQSASAKP, from the exons ATGTCGGGTCTTGCGGTCTCCGCCGGTG GCAGAGTTGTTAGAGGTTTGGACAAAAAATGTTTTTCTGTTTTGCAAGTGACTAACCGGCAGTGGATGATGAACAGAACGTTATGCAATAAAGCCCACCATGAGGACAGCACACAGAAGCCAAAACAAGAGGCTTCAG GATCCTTGTTCAGAGTCCCAGGATACAAGCCCACTGACTGGGATAAGAAGATCTTGCTATGGACGGGCCGTTTCAAGAAAGTAGAAGACATACCAGAAACTATGTC GTTTGAGACGATCGACGCAGCAAGGAACAAGATGCGTGTGAAGATCAGCTATGGAATGATCGCTCTGACAATCCTGGGCTGTGTAATCATGGTTATTTCAGGAAAACAG GCTGTTAAAAGGCATGAATCCCTCACAAGTCAGAACTTGGAGAAAAAAGCGCGCTGGAGAGAGGAGGCTGCTCAGAGTGCCTCTGCTAAGCCCTAA
- the FAM162A gene encoding protein FAM162A isoform X2 — MMNRTLCNKAHHEDSTQKPKQEASGSLFRVPGYKPTDWDKKILLWTGRFKKVEDIPETMSFETIDAARNKMRVKISYGMIALTILGCVIMVISGKQAVKRHESLTSQNLEKKARWREEAAQSASAKP, encoded by the exons ATGATGAACAGAACGTTATGCAATAAAGCCCACCATGAGGACAGCACACAGAAGCCAAAACAAGAGGCTTCAG GATCCTTGTTCAGAGTCCCAGGATACAAGCCCACTGACTGGGATAAGAAGATCTTGCTATGGACGGGCCGTTTCAAGAAAGTAGAAGACATACCAGAAACTATGTC GTTTGAGACGATCGACGCAGCAAGGAACAAGATGCGTGTGAAGATCAGCTATGGAATGATCGCTCTGACAATCCTGGGCTGTGTAATCATGGTTATTTCAGGAAAACAG GCTGTTAAAAGGCATGAATCCCTCACAAGTCAGAACTTGGAGAAAAAAGCGCGCTGGAGAGAGGAGGCTGCTCAGAGTGCCTCTGCTAAGCCCTAA